One stretch of Pradoshia sp. D12 DNA includes these proteins:
- a CDS encoding aldo/keto reductase produces the protein MNNKIQLGKTDLLVNPIGLGTNAVGGHNIYPNLDEETGREIVRTAIDYGVNFIDTAYIYGPERSEELIGEIVKEKGNRENLVIATKGAHKFIENDVVVDNSPAFLIKTVEESLMRLRTDYIDLFYIHFPDQDTPKDEAVGALKKLKDAGKIRAIGVSNFSLEQLKEANKDGYVDVIQSEYNLFKRDAEKELLPYTAQHKISFVPYFPLASGLLTGKFTKHSTFNDGRSRNPLFQAELFKQNLEKVEQLRKISKAKDVEIAHLVLAWYLAQDSIDVVIPGAKQPEQVVDNLKTLEVMLSREEIQQISSIFE, from the coding sequence ATGAATAACAAAATTCAGCTAGGTAAAACAGACTTACTTGTAAATCCGATAGGTCTTGGAACTAATGCAGTTGGAGGCCACAATATCTACCCAAATCTCGATGAGGAAACAGGACGGGAAATCGTACGGACTGCCATCGATTATGGCGTGAATTTTATTGATACTGCCTATATTTATGGCCCGGAACGGTCAGAAGAATTAATTGGAGAAATTGTTAAAGAAAAAGGCAATCGTGAAAACCTTGTTATAGCTACAAAGGGGGCTCATAAATTCATTGAAAATGATGTTGTAGTTGATAACTCCCCTGCATTCCTTATTAAAACTGTGGAAGAAAGTCTAATGCGTTTACGTACAGATTATATAGATCTCTTCTACATTCATTTCCCAGATCAGGATACACCAAAGGACGAGGCAGTCGGCGCCTTAAAGAAACTAAAAGATGCCGGAAAAATCCGTGCGATCGGGGTATCCAATTTTTCATTGGAGCAATTAAAAGAAGCCAATAAAGATGGATACGTGGATGTAATCCAATCTGAGTACAATCTATTTAAAAGAGATGCTGAAAAAGAGCTTCTCCCCTATACCGCCCAACACAAAATTTCCTTTGTCCCATACTTCCCGCTGGCTTCTGGTCTTTTAACCGGAAAATTCACAAAGCATTCTACTTTTAATGATGGACGTTCCCGTAATCCATTATTTCAGGCAGAACTTTTTAAGCAAAACCTAGAAAAAGTAGAACAACTGCGAAAGATTTCGAAAGCTAAAGACGTTGAAATCGCTCATCTTGTCCTGGCATGGTACTTGGCGCAGGATTCAATTGATGTTGTTATCCCTGGCGCAAAACAGCCGGAACAAGTCGTTGATAATCTTAAAACACTGGAAGTTATGTTATCCCGTGAAGAAATCCAACAAATCAGTTCAATCTTTGAATAA
- a CDS encoding NADH-dependent flavin oxidoreductase, translating to MNEKYASLFESFTLPNGVTLKNRFILAPMTHYSSNPDGTISDQELPYIAQRSKDIGLVITAATNVSDNGKAFPGQPSIVRDTYIAGLKKLADTIKGEGAKAIIQLHHGGRESGADLVPNGDVVAPSAVEKEGAATPRALETAEVQQIVADFGEATRRAIEAGFDGVEIHGANGYIIQQFYSPFSNRREDEWGERLRFPLAVIDSVRSAVDKHGSKDFIVGYRFSPEEPETPGLTMKETLELIDALVEKPLDYLHVSLMDFHSTARRGADASAKRIDLIQERINNRMPLIGVGSLYSAEDVAAAKDTGVPLIAMGRELLIDPEFVTKLKEGREDEITSLIDPTREDRHGLPEPLWNIILQTKGWVPTKE from the coding sequence ATGAATGAAAAATACGCTTCTCTTTTTGAAAGCTTTACACTGCCAAATGGCGTTACGCTGAAAAACCGATTCATACTCGCTCCAATGACACATTACTCTTCTAATCCTGATGGTACGATTTCCGATCAGGAGCTTCCATATATCGCGCAGCGTTCCAAGGATATCGGCTTAGTCATCACTGCTGCAACAAATGTATCCGATAACGGAAAGGCGTTCCCAGGACAGCCATCCATTGTACGCGATACATATATAGCAGGTCTGAAGAAGTTAGCAGATACAATAAAAGGCGAAGGAGCTAAAGCAATCATCCAACTTCACCACGGTGGACGGGAATCAGGAGCAGATCTTGTACCCAATGGGGATGTAGTTGCTCCAAGCGCTGTAGAAAAAGAAGGTGCAGCTACACCACGTGCACTGGAAACTGCAGAAGTACAGCAAATCGTTGCTGATTTCGGCGAAGCAACTCGACGTGCTATCGAAGCTGGTTTTGATGGCGTCGAAATTCATGGTGCAAATGGGTATATTATCCAACAATTCTACTCTCCATTTTCCAATCGCCGTGAAGATGAATGGGGCGAGCGCTTGCGTTTCCCCTTGGCTGTCATCGACTCAGTCAGAAGTGCTGTTGATAAACACGGCTCCAAAGACTTTATAGTTGGTTATCGTTTCTCTCCTGAGGAACCGGAAACTCCTGGATTAACGATGAAAGAAACACTTGAGCTGATTGATGCTCTAGTGGAAAAGCCATTAGATTACCTGCATGTTTCTTTAATGGACTTCCATTCCACAGCTCGCCGCGGTGCGGATGCGAGCGCCAAACGCATTGATTTGATCCAGGAACGCATCAATAATAGAATGCCTCTTATCGGCGTTGGATCCTTGTACTCTGCCGAAGACGTGGCTGCAGCCAAAGATACGGGAGTACCATTGATTGCCATGGGACGTGAATTGTTAATCGACCCGGAATTCGTTACAAAGCTCAAAGAAGGACGCGAAGACGAAATTACCAGCTTGATTGATCCTACTCGCGAAGATCGTCATGGCCTTCCAGAACCGCTTTGGAACATCATCCTGCAGACAAAAGGCTGGGTTCCGACGAAAGAATAG
- a CDS encoding NAD(P)/FAD-dependent oxidoreductase, with protein MHITIIGSGIAGSVTAYKLAKAGLQVTVIDRFDKGQATDAAAGIVCPWLSQRRNKDWYQLAKGGARYYPEIIEELRQDGETETGYARVGALSLHEDPKKLDAMLQRAEMRKTDAPEMGKISFLNENEAKRLFPLLTEGYGAVHISGAARVDGRALRNALQRAARKYNARFVSAEAQLSMKAERIVVTAGNEEWMPDQVVVTAGAWAGQLLEPLGYQMQVSFQKAQICHLQLHNIDTHDWPVIIPPNDQYLLAFPDGRIIAGATHENDEEMNTGVTAGGVLEVLTKATKLAPGLANAGLVETRVGFRPFTPGFLPVFGRMPHHSNLYVINGLGASGLTMGPFIASQLSKLIVGQETDIDISAYNPEGALCYTQNRKPFNSR; from the coding sequence ATGCATATAACAATAATTGGATCAGGTATAGCAGGTTCGGTTACCGCATATAAGCTTGCCAAGGCGGGCTTACAGGTAACTGTGATCGATCGTTTTGATAAAGGACAAGCGACAGATGCTGCAGCAGGGATTGTTTGTCCATGGCTCTCCCAGCGTCGAAATAAAGATTGGTACCAGCTGGCCAAAGGTGGTGCTCGCTATTATCCAGAAATAATTGAAGAACTTCGTCAAGATGGAGAAACTGAAACAGGTTATGCCCGTGTAGGTGCATTGAGTCTGCATGAGGATCCGAAAAAACTGGATGCGATGCTTCAACGTGCTGAAATGCGAAAAACGGATGCACCGGAGATGGGCAAGATAAGCTTTCTTAACGAAAACGAAGCAAAACGGTTATTTCCTTTGCTTACTGAAGGATATGGAGCGGTACATATCAGCGGTGCTGCGCGCGTTGATGGACGGGCTTTACGAAATGCCTTGCAAAGGGCAGCTAGGAAATACAATGCACGATTCGTATCAGCCGAAGCACAGCTTTCTATGAAAGCAGAACGAATCGTTGTGACAGCTGGCAATGAAGAATGGATGCCTGACCAGGTCGTAGTTACTGCTGGGGCTTGGGCAGGTCAATTATTAGAACCCTTAGGATATCAGATGCAAGTCAGCTTTCAGAAAGCGCAGATTTGTCATTTACAGCTGCACAATATTGACACACATGATTGGCCGGTAATTATTCCGCCTAACGATCAATACCTGCTTGCTTTTCCAGATGGAAGGATAATAGCTGGTGCTACGCACGAAAACGATGAAGAGATGAATACCGGGGTAACGGCAGGCGGTGTACTGGAAGTACTAACTAAAGCAACTAAGCTTGCTCCCGGTCTTGCGAATGCGGGTTTGGTCGAAACAAGGGTTGGCTTCAGGCCTTTTACGCCAGGCTTTCTTCCAGTATTCGGCCGCATGCCGCATCACTCTAATCTTTATGTCATAAATGGCCTAGGGGCATCAGGTCTGACGATGGGTCCATTTATCGCTTCACAGCTCTCAAAGTTAATAGTCGGGCAAGAAACGGATATCGATATATCCGCCTATAATCCAGAAGGTGCTCTTTGTTATACTCAAAATAGAAAACCATTCAACTCTAGGTGA
- a CDS encoding SAM-dependent methyltransferase, which yields MVICDWLINLERQEKVVETIYSHEDLLKMMDQLLKEKTRFDWDQFYLNRDRNVPFFSNQPDENLVEYFDKGLFVPGSKVLELGCGPGRNAVFFAEKGCHVDAVDSSEESLKWGKERAKESGLTINFIHKNIFELAIDEGSYDIVFDSGCFHHIAPHRRGTYNNLVKRALKTDGLFGITCFLENGKYGGSDITDWDVYRFWSLKGGLGFTDQKLRDIFKDLKEIEIRNMRQTDSMNGVFAEEGFLTAIFKK from the coding sequence ATGGTAATATGTGATTGGTTGATAAATTTAGAGAGGCAGGAAAAAGTAGTGGAAACTATTTATAGCCATGAAGATTTGCTGAAGATGATGGACCAATTATTAAAAGAAAAAACCAGGTTTGATTGGGATCAATTTTATTTAAATCGTGATCGGAATGTACCTTTTTTTTCTAATCAGCCTGATGAAAACTTGGTAGAGTATTTCGATAAGGGCTTGTTTGTTCCAGGGAGTAAAGTATTGGAGTTGGGATGTGGTCCCGGGAGAAATGCAGTCTTTTTTGCTGAAAAAGGTTGTCATGTTGATGCCGTAGATTCATCTGAAGAAAGTTTGAAATGGGGAAAAGAGCGGGCTAAAGAGAGTGGATTAACAATTAACTTTATACATAAAAATATATTTGAATTAGCTATTGATGAAGGAAGCTATGATATTGTGTTTGATTCAGGATGCTTTCATCATATAGCACCTCATCGGAGGGGTACCTATAATAATTTAGTTAAAAGAGCACTAAAAACAGATGGCTTGTTCGGCATTACGTGTTTTCTTGAAAATGGGAAGTATGGCGGATCAGATATAACCGATTGGGATGTGTATAGATTTTGGAGCCTAAAGGGAGGTTTGGGGTTTACAGATCAAAAATTAAGAGACATATTTAAGGATCTGAAGGAAATCGAAATAAGAAACATGAGACAAACAGATTCAATGAATGGTGTATTTGCTGAGGAAGGTTTTTTAACAGCTATATTTAAAAAGTAA
- a CDS encoding M20 metallopeptidase family protein: MNQFLENARAMKEELIKYRRQIHQNPEVGDHLPQTTKYVMEKLKEFGYEPKEICESGIVALAGKPDAKKTFLLRADMDALPIKEETDYPFKATNGNMHACGHDMHTTMLLGAAKLLKQYENELEGSVKLVFQPNEEGFKGAKLMLKSGVLENPKVDAAMALHVHSGTPTNTVLYGLGTAIAGCTIFRITVKGVGCHGAMPETGVDPINIAAHIYTSIHEIIAREISATESVVITIGKFQAGSTHNVIPDQAILEGTIRYLNVDLGDFIYKRMEKIVTSTAEMFRGEAKIEIVASVPPLTNDKDLANQLSSYVSDVVGKQSVISFEGGGMGSEDFASYCYEVPTVYFLLGAGTKEEDPHYGLPMHHPQVVFNEDILPTGAAMHAYTAMMWLKAHQ; the protein is encoded by the coding sequence ATGAATCAATTCTTAGAAAATGCACGGGCTATGAAAGAGGAATTAATCAAATATAGAAGACAAATTCATCAAAATCCTGAAGTAGGCGACCATCTTCCTCAAACCACGAAATACGTAATGGAGAAGTTAAAGGAATTTGGCTATGAACCAAAAGAAATCTGTGAAAGTGGGATTGTAGCACTGGCAGGGAAACCTGATGCAAAAAAAACATTTCTTTTGCGGGCTGATATGGATGCTCTGCCGATTAAAGAGGAGACAGATTACCCGTTTAAAGCAACAAATGGAAATATGCACGCCTGTGGGCATGATATGCACACAACTATGCTACTAGGAGCTGCCAAATTATTAAAACAATATGAGAACGAACTAGAAGGATCCGTTAAGCTCGTATTTCAGCCAAATGAAGAAGGCTTCAAGGGCGCAAAATTAATGTTGAAGTCGGGCGTTTTGGAGAATCCAAAAGTGGATGCAGCAATGGCCTTACATGTACATTCCGGTACACCAACTAATACGGTATTATATGGGCTTGGAACCGCAATCGCAGGTTGTACAATCTTTAGAATTACTGTTAAAGGTGTCGGGTGTCACGGAGCCATGCCTGAAACCGGCGTTGACCCAATTAATATTGCAGCGCATATCTATACCTCCATCCATGAAATCATAGCAAGAGAAATCTCAGCAACCGAATCGGTGGTTATCACGATTGGAAAGTTTCAGGCAGGAAGTACACATAATGTAATCCCTGACCAAGCCATCTTAGAAGGTACGATTCGTTACTTAAATGTGGATTTAGGAGATTTCATTTACAAAAGGATGGAGAAAATAGTAACATCAACAGCTGAAATGTTTAGAGGTGAAGCTAAAATAGAGATTGTTGCATCTGTTCCGCCCTTAACGAATGATAAAGACTTGGCCAATCAATTGTCCTCTTATGTGAGTGATGTAGTCGGTAAACAATCTGTCATCTCTTTTGAAGGCGGAGGCATGGGTTCTGAAGATTTCGCTTCGTACTGTTATGAAGTACCTACCGTTTATTTTTTGCTGGGAGCCGGCACAAAAGAAGAGGACCCTCATTATGGACTTCCCATGCACCATCCACAGGTAGTTTTTAATGAAGATATCCTACCAACCGGTGCCGCCATGCATGCTTATACGGCAATGATGTGGTTAAAAGCGCATCAATAG
- a CDS encoding MerR family transcriptional regulator, whose amino-acid sequence MKQWTTGEVAKQRNISVRTLRYYDQINLLTPSYKADNGRRSYSEDDLFKLEKIIILKSLSLPLETIRDILDSLSFQQILISHYNYLQDQLTNIQTSISNTTSLINMSELQESLSWEDVLKLVQNSQNNSKKWIDYFHQDEKLLLQKSIPNLSSNDKTTQQYMFLLKQIEYCIQNKVKPESEIGAQIASDLIKLSNDTFQGNEELMNQFWEIRKKPAEETGLYPIPNHVLEFAERCIAYLTDLETSH is encoded by the coding sequence ATGAAACAATGGACGACAGGAGAGGTAGCTAAGCAGCGAAATATATCCGTTCGCACCCTGCGTTATTATGATCAGATTAATTTGCTTACCCCTAGTTATAAAGCAGATAACGGGAGGAGATCTTATTCAGAAGATGATTTATTCAAACTTGAAAAAATCATTATTCTCAAATCCCTTTCCCTTCCGTTAGAAACTATTCGCGATATATTAGACAGTCTATCCTTCCAACAAATTCTCATCTCACACTACAATTATCTACAAGATCAACTCACGAATATTCAAACAAGCATTTCTAATACTACATCATTAATTAATATGAGCGAGCTGCAAGAATCCTTATCATGGGAAGATGTTTTAAAACTGGTTCAAAATTCACAAAATAACTCAAAAAAATGGATTGATTACTTCCATCAGGATGAAAAGCTACTTTTACAGAAATCCATACCAAATCTAAGCAGCAATGATAAAACAACGCAACAGTATATGTTCTTACTAAAACAAATTGAGTATTGTATTCAAAACAAAGTTAAACCCGAATCTGAAATAGGAGCCCAAATTGCTTCTGATTTAATTAAACTATCAAATGATACATTTCAAGGGAATGAGGAATTAATGAATCAGTTTTGGGAAATCAGAAAAAAACCCGCAGAAGAAACAGGCTTATACCCAATTCCTAATCATGTACTAGAATTTGCAGAACGATGCATTGCTTATTTAACAGATTTAGAGACTAGCCATTAG
- a CDS encoding CPBP family intramembrane glutamic endopeptidase produces the protein MKMNWKEQDDWGLKEFILLILLEFVFVIGFVKLIFKPIITNWLENDLYSGTLIGLIIAIILISGVYYIALNPKKLSWNEVGIKSFNVKVWKLIILYSTILLVGSVIIILFTSLIGNSWENNKTEALQQNVTLFTFLIAFISAAIISPIYEEIFYRGFLYRWLRTRIGFVGAILLSSIIFTIVHIPTYNVMPVNFFSGIIFALAYERTNSIWPAVIIHGLTNGIMVLLTSFS, from the coding sequence ATGAAAATGAACTGGAAAGAACAAGATGATTGGGGGCTAAAGGAATTCATATTATTAATCCTTTTGGAATTTGTGTTTGTAATTGGTTTTGTGAAATTGATATTTAAACCAATTATTACCAATTGGCTCGAGAATGATTTATATTCAGGGACATTAATTGGACTAATAATAGCCATTATTTTAATTTCAGGTGTTTATTATATTGCTCTTAATCCGAAAAAATTATCTTGGAACGAGGTAGGGATAAAATCATTTAATGTGAAAGTTTGGAAGCTTATTATTCTGTATTCAACTATTTTATTAGTTGGTTCGGTGATTATAATCTTGTTTACTAGTCTTATAGGTAATTCGTGGGAGAATAACAAAACAGAGGCTTTACAGCAAAATGTAACTTTATTCACCTTTTTAATTGCTTTTATCTCCGCAGCTATTATATCTCCAATATATGAAGAAATCTTTTATCGAGGATTTTTATATCGCTGGCTGCGTACACGGATAGGATTTGTTGGAGCCATTTTACTTAGTTCAATCATTTTTACGATCGTACATATTCCGACCTATAATGTGATGCCAGTAAATTTCTTCAGTGGTATCATTTTTGCGCTGGCATATGAACGAACTAATTCAATTTGGCCAGCGGTTATCATTCACGGTTTGACTAATGGGATTATGGTTCTGCTGACAAGCTTCAGTTAA
- a CDS encoding GNAT family N-acetyltransferase, translating to MVNILKANASHVEGIAKVCSDGYWATYNELRSEEYIKRVIKEFYNHERILKEVSETGVEWGGYFVAVEENKVIGAIGGGMIDKTSGEVFVLYLNPNRRNEGIGTRLLDVLTKQQKEEFHATEQWVSVAKGNQKGIPFYEARGFIFNNEQRGYGNTKEENYISLRYVRKI from the coding sequence GTGGTTAATATTTTAAAAGCGAATGCAAGTCATGTTGAGGGGATTGCGAAAGTATGCAGTGATGGGTACTGGGCAACTTATAACGAATTACGATCTGAAGAATATATTAAGAGAGTTATAAAAGAGTTTTATAATCATGAAAGAATTCTGAAGGAAGTAAGTGAAACTGGGGTAGAATGGGGTGGCTATTTTGTTGCTGTTGAGGAGAACAAAGTCATTGGGGCAATTGGAGGCGGTATGATCGATAAGACTTCTGGGGAGGTCTTTGTCTTATATCTTAACCCCAATAGACGTAATGAAGGAATTGGGACAAGGTTATTAGATGTTCTTACAAAACAACAAAAAGAGGAATTTCATGCAACTGAGCAATGGGTATCTGTAGCAAAGGGAAATCAAAAAGGAATTCCTTTCTATGAAGCAAGAGGATTCATTTTCAATAATGAACAAAGAGGATACGGAAATACCAAGGAAGAAAACTATATCTCATTAAGATATGTTCGTAAGATATAA